The DNA segment GGGCCATTTTATGCGCTCAAACTCGTCATGGGCGATTTGGGCACGTTTGACGGGCTGGCCACCACGGTCGAAGGCCAAGTGCTCGACACCCAAGGCACACCGATTGACGGGCTTTATGCGGTGGGCAATGACCGTGCCTCGATCATGGGCGGTAACTACCCCGGTGCGGGGATCACGCTCGCCCGGCGCTGACCTTTGGTTACATCACGGGCCGTCATCTGGCGGGAGTGGCCTGAATGAGCTGGATTGATTTTACAGGAAAAATCGTTGTCGTCACTGGCGGCTCGGGCGGGATTGGCCGGGCCATGTTGGACGCGTTCAAAGCCTTGGGGCCACGGTGGTGGCCCTCGATTACCGCACAGAGGATGCCGAAGCGGCAGCCCATGCGGTTGGCGGATATGGCTTTGGCTGTGACGTGTCCGATCTGCGCTCTGTTGAGGCAGCGGCAGATCACATCGCCAAACTCGGTGGTGCGGATGTGTTGGTGAACAACGCCGGTATCCTGCGGCCCGGCCCGCTTGAGGATCTGGCGATTGAGGATTGGCAAGCCATGCTCAAGGTCAACTTGGACGGGTGTTTCATCACGGCTCAGAGTTTTGGCAAACAGATGATCGCCAAGGGCGTGGGCGCCTTGGTTCATGTCGCTTCGATTTCTGCCAGTCAGCCCCAGCCCTTTTCGGGCGCCTATTCGCCCGGTAAGGCCGGTTGTAGCGATGCTGTCGCGGGCGCTGGCCTATGAATGGGGCCCAAAAGGCGTGCGCTCGAACGTGGTCTCTCCCGGTCTGGTTCTGACCCCGATGTCCGAGCCGTTCTATGCCAATCTTGAGGTCAAAGCCGCACGCGAGCGCCGTGTGCCGACAGGCCGCATTGGCACTGCACAAGACATGGCCAATGCGGCCGTCTTCCTCGCATCGGCGCGGGCATCCTATATCAATGGCCAGGAGATTGTGGTGGACGGGGGTTGAGCCAAACCTTGATGGGAGTGTCCCCCGCCCAGGATATACGCAATAGCGTCAAAAGTGGGGGTGGCGATTACGCCACCTCCTCCATGTGACCACCGAGGAAAAGCTGGCCCACTCTGGGATCGTTGAGCAAAACATCGGCCCGCTCATGCATCCGCATTTGCCCCAGTTCCAACACGATCCCATCATCCGACATCGCAAGT comes from the Celeribacter baekdonensis genome and includes:
- a CDS encoding SDR family NAD(P)-dependent oxidoreductase, which codes for MALDYRTEDAEAAAHAVGGYGFGCDVSDLRSVEAAADHIAKLGGADVLVNNAGILRPGPLEDLAIEDWQAMLKVNLDGCFITAQSFGKQMIAKGVGALVHVASISASQPQPFSGAYSPGKAGCSDAVAGAGL
- a CDS encoding SDR family oxidoreductase, which codes for MLSRALAYEWGPKGVRSNVVSPGLVLTPMSEPFYANLEVKAARERRVPTGRIGTAQDMANAAVFLASARASYINGQEIVVDGG